A part of Rhinoderma darwinii isolate aRhiDar2 chromosome 1, aRhiDar2.hap1, whole genome shotgun sequence genomic DNA contains:
- the PCDH10 gene encoding protocadherin-10, with translation MIVLFLLVGIVDGVLSQLAYKVQEERDHGTFVGNIAEDLGLDITKLSSRRFQSAPNSRSPYLELNLENGVLYVKEKIDRELICKQNPTCLLHLEVFLENPLEFFRVEIEVLDINDNPPIFPESDLQVEISESATLGTRFPLESAYDPDVGNNSLRTYEMTTNSFFTLDVQTQGDGNKFAELVLKKQLDREQQALHRYVLTAMDGGIPQRTGTALLTIKVLDSNDNVPVFDQPVYTVSMPENSPPGTLVIQLNATDQDEGQNGEVVYSFSSHNSPRVREIFSVDSRTGRVEISGELDYEESNMYQVYVQAKDLGPNAVAAHCKVLVKVLDLNDNAPDISFSTVKESVSEGAPPGTVVALFSVTDKDAEENGQIHCEILGEVPFRLKLSYKNYYTIVTDGILDRELVPSYTVTVLARDRGSPPLSSTKSIQVQVADVNDNAPRFSQAVYNVYVTENNVPGAYISAVSATDKDEEENAHVSYHILECDIQGMSVFTYVSINSENGYLYALRTFDYEQLKDFSFMVEARDGGSPPLSSNATVNIVIVDQNDNAPSIISPHGRNGTAKELLPRTAEPGYLFTRVVAVDLDEGENARLTYSILRGNDMSLFRMDWRTGELRTARKITSKRDPHRPFELVVEVRDHGQPPLSSTALIQVEIVDSTVEKFNENHRSSRSNDTALDLTLILIIALGSVSFIFLLAMIVLAIRCQKEKKLNIYSCLASDCCVCCCSCCSRQARARKKKLSKSDIMLVQSSNVPSATQVPVEESGSFGSHHHNQNYCYQVCLTPESAKTDLMFLKPCSPSRSTDTEHNPCGAIVTGYADQQPDIISNGSILSSENKHQRTELSYLVDRPRRVNSSAFQEADIVSSKDSGHGDSEQGDSDHDATNRGQSSGADLFSNCTEECKALGHSDRCWMPSFVPSSDGRQAADYRSNLHVPGMDSVPDTEVFEAPEVPPGGERSFSTFGKEKALQGLAGVGNGSGGGSTQERKELDGLLSGTRAPYKPPYLTRKRIC, from the exons ATGATTGTTTTATTTCTACTGGTGGGCATAGTGGATGGTGTGCTTTCCCAGCTAGCCTACAAGGTGCAGGAGGAGAGGGACCATGGTACTTTCGTGGGGAATATCGCTGAGGATTTGGGCTTGGACATTACAAAACTCTCCAGTCGCAGGTTTCAAAGTGCCCCCAACTCTAGGAGCCCTTACCTGGAGCTGAACCTGGAGAATGGGGTGCTGTACGTCAAGGAGAAAATAGACAGGGAGCTGATCTGCAAGCAGAACCCAACCTGCCTGCTGCACCTGGAGGTCTTCTTGGAGAATCCCTTAGAATTCTTCCGGGTGGAGATTGAGGTGCTGGACATTAATGACAACCCCCCGATTTTCCCCGAGTCTGACTTGCAGGTGGAGATATCAGAGAGTGCCACCCTCGGTACCCGCTTCCCGCTGGAGAGCGCCTATGACCCCGACGTGGGCAACAACTCCCTCCGCACCTACGAGATGACCACTAATAGTTTCTTCACCCTCGACGTGCAGACTCAGGGCGACGGCAACAAGTTTGCTGAGCTGGTGCTGAAGAAGCAACTGGACAGGGAGCAACAAGCACTGCACAGGTACGTGCTGACTGCCATGGATGGGGGCATCCCCCAGAGGACGGGCACTGCCCTCCTTACCATCAAAGTGCTGGACTCTAATGACAACGTGCCTGTCTTTGATCAGCCCGTGTACACCGTGTCCATGCCGGAGAATTCGCCCCCTGGCACCTTGGTCATACAGCTCAATGCCACCGACCAGGATGAAGGTCAAAATGGGGAGGTGGTGTACTCTTTCAGCAGCCACAACTCTCCCCGTGTCCGGGAGATCTTCAGCGTAGACTCCAGGACGGGTCGCGTGGAGATCTCCGGGGAGCTGGACTATGAGGAGAGCAACATGTACCAGGTCTACGTCCAAGCCAAAGACCTCGGGCCGAACGCGGTGGCCGCACATTGCAAGGTGTTGGTGAAGGTGCTGGACCTGAACGACAACGCGCCGGACATCAGCTTCAGCACGGTGAAAGAGTCAGTGAGTGAGGGCGCCCCCCCGGGCACGGTGGTGGCACTCTTCAGCGTAACGGACAAGGATGCTGAGGAGAACGGGCAGATCCACTGTGAAATCCTAGGAGAAGTGCCCTTCCGGCTCAAGTTGTCCTACAAGAACTACTACACCATTGTGACAGACGGCATCTTGGACCGGGAGCTAGTGCCTTCCTACACGGTGACAGTGCTGGCCAGGGACCGGGGCAGCCCTCCCCTCAGCTCCACCAAGTCCATCCAGGTGCAGGTGGCCGATGTCAATGATAACGCCCCCAGGTTctcccaggctgtgtataacgtgTATGTGACGGAGAATAACGTGCCCGGGGCTTACATCTCCGCAGTCAGTGCCACCGATAAGGACGAGGAGGAGAATGCTCATGTGTCCTACCACATCCTGGAGTGTGACATTCAGGGCATGTCCGTCTTCACCTATGTGTCCATCAACTCGGAGAACGGCTACCTCTACGCCCTGCGCACCTTTGACTACGAGCAGCTCAAGGACTTCAGCTTCATGGTGGAGGCTCGAGACGGAGGGAGCCCCCCTCTATCCAGCAACGCGACGGTCAATATCGTTATTGTAGACCAGAATGACAACGCGCCCTCCATAATATCTCCTCACGGCAGGAACGGGACAGCCAAGGAGCTATTGCCCAGGACTGCAGAGCCGGGCTACCTGTTTACCCGCGTGGTGGCTGTGGACCTGGATGAAGGGGAGAACGCTCGCCTAACATACAGCATACTCAGAGGCAACGACATGAGTTTATTCCGCATGGACTGGAGGACCGGGGAACTGAGGACGGCACGGAAAATCACTAGTAAGAGAGACCCGCATAGACCCTTTGAGTTAGTGGTCGAGGTTAGGGACCATGGACAGCCACCACTGTCCTCCACTGCCCTCATTCAGGTGGAGATCGTGGACAGCACGGTGGAGAAATTTAATGAGAACCATCGGTCCAGCAGATCCAATGACACAGCCTTAGATCTCACCCTCATCCTCATCATCGCCCTGGGCTCCGTCTCTTTCATCTTCCTCCTTGCTATGATAGTACTAGCTATCAGGTGCCAGAAAGAGAAGAAACTGAACATCTACAGCTGCCTGGCCAGTGACTGCTGTGTGTGCTGCTGCTCGTGTTGTAGCCGACAAGCCAGAGCTCGCAAGAAGAAGCTCAGCAAGTCAGACATCATGCTGGTGCAAAGCTCCAATGTGCCCAGTGCCACCCAGGTACCAGTAGAGGAGTCTGGCAGCTTTGGGTCTCACCATCATAACCAGAATTACTGCTACCAGGTCTGCCTAACCCCAGAGTCTGCTAAAACGGACCTAATGTTCCTCAAGCCTTGCAGCCCTTCCAGGAGCACGGATACAGAGCATAACCCTTGTGGGGCTATAGTGACAGGCTATGCTGACCAGCAGCCTGATATCATCTCCAATGGAAGCATCTTGTCCAGTGAG aataAACACCAACGCACTGAACTCAGTTATCTAGTTGACAGACCACGACGGGTAAACAG TTCTGCATTCCAGGAAGCAGACATAGTAAGCTCTAAGGATAGTGGGCACGGAGACAGTGAGCAAGGAGACAGTGATCATGACGCCACTAATCGAGGTCAATCCTCTG GAGCTGACCTGTTTTCCAACTGTACAGAAGAGTGTAAAGCTCTGGGCCATTCGGACCGCTGCTGGATGCCTTCTTTTGTACCTTCCAGTGATGGCCGCCAGGCGGCAGACTACCGCAGCAATCTTCATGTGCCCGGCATGGACTCTGTTCCGGACACTGAAGTGTTTGAAGCACCCGAGGTGCCTCCAGGAGGGGAGAGATCCTTTTCAACCTTCGGAAAAGAAAAGGCATTACAAGGGCTGGCAGGAGTAGGCAATGGAAGTGGAGGAGGGAGTACACAGGAGAGAAAAGAGCTGGATGGCCTGCTCTCCGGGACCAGAGCGCCTTACAAGCCCCCCTATCTGA